Proteins encoded within one genomic window of Edaphobacter lichenicola:
- a CDS encoding HNH endonuclease: MQSGKMRKQGLSGKRHAGHGGGHGTGHASGRVTTEREVRVGVFRQPAMQTPVLVLNASYEPINICGARRALVLVLKGVARTEEEQGAVLHAARMRVAMPSVIRLLEYRRIPHQTRALSRKNILLRDRNSCQYCSVILTAGELTLDHVIPRSRGGLSTWENLVACCHNCNRRKGNQMLHELTDMKLQREPRPFSLHTSRHIMRMIGSADAAWRKYLYFEAEPAA, encoded by the coding sequence ATGCAATCGGGGAAGATGCGGAAGCAGGGGCTGAGTGGAAAACGACACGCGGGGCACGGCGGCGGGCATGGGACTGGGCACGCTTCCGGGCGGGTTACGACGGAGCGCGAGGTTCGGGTTGGCGTGTTTCGCCAGCCGGCGATGCAGACCCCGGTGCTGGTGCTGAATGCTTCGTACGAGCCGATCAACATCTGCGGGGCGCGGCGTGCGCTGGTGCTGGTGTTGAAGGGCGTTGCCAGGACCGAGGAGGAGCAGGGTGCGGTGCTGCATGCGGCGCGGATGCGGGTGGCGATGCCGAGCGTGATCCGGCTGCTGGAGTACCGCCGGATTCCGCACCAGACACGGGCGCTGAGTCGCAAGAATATTCTTCTTCGTGACCGAAACTCGTGCCAGTACTGCAGCGTCATCCTGACCGCGGGGGAGTTGACGCTGGATCATGTCATACCGCGGTCGCGTGGCGGGCTTTCGACCTGGGAGAATCTGGTCGCCTGCTGCCACAACTGCAACCGGCGCAAGGGCAACCAGATGCTGCATGAGCTGACGGACATGAAGCTGCAGCGGGAACCACGGCCGTTTTCTTTGCATACCTCACGGCACATCATGCGCATGATCGGAAGCGCGGACGCGGCCTGGCGGAAGTATCTCTACTTTGAGGCTGAGCCAGCGGCTTAG
- a CDS encoding ComF family protein — MTLCVRCGEALDMEGVRFAGQFPVEGLVCSPCRMVPPEFERAVAYAVYQDELREMIHLLKYERMRSVAKLLGRFLARAIEMLEGEAGGELLVVAVPLFPSKERERGYNQAVLMADAALGELKRTRPQWKLRSAHEVIRRVKDTRSQFELTPKGRRRNLQGAFKVDDRAALAGREVLLIDDIYTTGATARACAQVLRRAGAGKVWVATASRAQAEMVASWDSKDAVSADARSGVAGSGVAVWDAG; from the coding sequence ATGACGCTCTGCGTGCGCTGTGGCGAGGCGCTCGACATGGAGGGCGTGCGGTTTGCGGGGCAGTTTCCTGTGGAGGGGCTGGTGTGTTCGCCGTGCAGGATGGTGCCGCCGGAGTTCGAGCGGGCTGTGGCCTATGCGGTGTATCAGGATGAGCTACGGGAGATGATTCACCTGCTGAAGTACGAGCGGATGCGTTCGGTGGCGAAGCTGCTGGGCAGGTTCCTGGCGCGGGCGATTGAGATGCTGGAGGGAGAGGCTGGTGGTGAACTGCTGGTTGTTGCGGTGCCTTTGTTTCCCTCCAAGGAGCGCGAGCGGGGCTACAACCAGGCGGTGTTGATGGCTGATGCTGCCCTTGGGGAGTTGAAGAGGACTCGTCCGCAGTGGAAGCTGCGTTCGGCGCATGAGGTGATTCGCCGGGTGAAGGATACGCGAAGCCAGTTTGAGCTGACTCCGAAGGGGCGGCGGCGAAATCTGCAGGGCGCGTTCAAGGTGGACGATCGTGCGGCGCTGGCTGGACGCGAAGTTTTGTTGATCGATGACATTTATACGACTGGGGCTACGGCTCGCGCTTGTGCGCAGGTTTTGCGGCGGGCCGGGGCTGGCAAGGTCTGGGTAGCGACGGCGTCGCGGGCCCAGGCGGAGATGGTTGCTTCCTGGGATTCCAAGGATGCGGTTTCGGCGGATGCAAGGTCTGGTGTTGCGGGTTCTGGTGTTGCCGTCTGGGATGCCGGTTAG
- a CDS encoding choice-of-anchor tandem repeat GloVer-containing protein, translating to MKNNTGTGRFASLASFRLHLVTMALVTGSVLLTPPTLSAQDDLHVQYKFNGLADGASPIGNLLADGYSHVLGVANEGGNVCVPSGCGVIFDWAHGFLVPKFTFGSLDGKPNFPTSGLVRDTAGDLYGEMLLKIQTNSTVGAIYKILPSGTGEVVHVFSASEGEPYGGLTIDKNGNLYGVTTGGGCAPGNGCGEIFKIDPRGVTTVLFHFNNPTETGSDPLASLAVDAVGNLYGTTVDGGPDDTGNSDNPGYGVLFQLRPDGTFTPLHYFTGGTDGAAPNSIALDGNGNIYGFALQGGDLSTCALYDAGAFANFGCGVAYEYDTSGSFSVIHSFVGSDGAGPQGIPLVLGDTIYGATQAGGVHGSTEGLDGFGVVFQITANGTETTLHSFAGKDGLSPSTGLIQLPNGDIYGATLYGGHSSNSTHPCKTNGTAGCGVLYKIVLPK from the coding sequence ATGAAGAACAACACAGGCACCGGAAGGTTTGCCTCGCTAGCAAGCTTTCGTCTCCATTTAGTCACTATGGCGCTGGTGACAGGGTCAGTCCTTCTAACGCCTCCCACCCTCAGCGCACAGGACGACTTACACGTTCAATACAAATTTAACGGCCTCGCCGATGGTGCTTCACCCATCGGGAACCTGCTTGCCGATGGTTACAGTCATGTCCTCGGAGTCGCCAACGAGGGCGGAAACGTGTGCGTTCCGTCGGGCTGCGGCGTGATATTCGATTGGGCTCATGGCTTCTTGGTTCCAAAATTCACCTTCGGATCGCTTGATGGTAAGCCCAACTTCCCAACCTCCGGCTTGGTGCGCGACACTGCTGGAGATCTGTACGGCGAAATGTTGCTTAAAATACAAACGAACTCAACCGTTGGAGCGATCTACAAGATTCTTCCATCGGGTACAGGAGAAGTAGTCCACGTTTTTTCCGCCTCCGAAGGGGAGCCGTACGGCGGCCTGACGATCGACAAGAACGGAAACCTCTACGGCGTGACGACAGGCGGCGGCTGCGCTCCTGGTAACGGTTGCGGGGAGATCTTCAAGATCGATCCCAGGGGAGTTACAACTGTCCTCTTTCACTTCAATAATCCAACCGAAACCGGTTCCGATCCTCTGGCATCTCTAGCGGTCGATGCGGTGGGGAATCTCTATGGCACCACGGTGGACGGCGGCCCGGATGATACCGGAAACTCCGATAACCCCGGTTATGGAGTCCTGTTTCAGTTGAGACCCGATGGCACCTTTACCCCGCTCCACTACTTCACTGGCGGGACCGATGGAGCTGCACCCAACAGCATCGCGCTCGATGGCAACGGAAACATTTACGGCTTTGCGCTTCAAGGAGGAGACCTCAGCACCTGCGCCCTCTATGACGCGGGCGCCTTCGCCAACTTTGGTTGCGGTGTGGCGTACGAATACGACACCTCCGGCAGCTTTTCTGTGATCCACTCCTTTGTTGGTTCGGATGGCGCTGGACCACAGGGAATACCCCTGGTCCTCGGTGATACGATCTACGGCGCAACCCAGGCCGGGGGAGTCCACGGCTCTACCGAAGGACTTGATGGATTCGGTGTGGTCTTTCAGATCACCGCGAATGGAACTGAAACCACTCTGCATTCCTTTGCGGGAAAGGACGGCCTCTCGCCCTCTACCGGGCTCATCCAACTGCCCAATGGAGATATCTACGGCGCAACCCTGTATGGGGGGCATTCCAGCAATAGCACTCATCCGTGTAAGACAAACGGAACCGCCGGTTGCGGTGTGTTGTATAAGATTGTGCTTCCCAAGTGA
- a CDS encoding OPT family oligopeptide transporter, producing MATSTPTKPAFKPFVPTTETRPELSARALILGAIFGVLFGAVTVYVGLRAGLTVAASIPISVLSISILRAFGKASILENNIVQSTGNAGQSIASGVIFTLPALIFLGFDLEASRIFALALFGGWLGVLFMIPLRRQLIVEEHDNLIYPEGTACADVLIAGERGGSFASRVFLGLGLGGLYTLFQNDNLFALWPSQPDYQPDLGTQHLLKGSAIRADCTPEYLGVGYIIGIRVAAIMLAGGVFSWLVLMPAIYFFGSHLSTPLYPGTVLITQMSPSDLWRTYVRPMGAGAVAAAGLITLLRTLPTIVGALTQGFKKTGSGKAAAALPSRTEHDLPPIVVFGGSLLLILLMFLFLQFKPIPGAQVGALANIAAALLVVVFGFLFVTVSARIVGIVGSSASPVSGMTIATLMATAAIFLVKGWTAPAFGALAITIGGVVCIAASNAGDTSQDLKTGYLIGATPWKQQIAIMIGVIVSIFSIGATLNAMNKGLETFQRLPKPIVFSLDKLPDGVQNNGQFTRDHIAFAHGDRAVEQISNAKQYVLLNAIGSTTLDDGKYLYNPVTGQIEVQWIQGIGSEKAAAPQGRLMATVINGILSRKLPWALVLLGVAIVVVVELLGVRSLTFAVGAYLSVATTLAIFVGGVMRWMVDRAMLRHAAEKARLEHDASLALWHSDRDTWLAQHPDFDPTNPAHADDGGVPVFNAITARDVTLESEVSPGSLYASGLIAAGGIVGLLGVCVKLYEAATDRSIPRFSEHNPLHHDPVSVVMFALLAFSLYYFARKPLTREG from the coding sequence ATGGCAACATCCACACCGACCAAACCAGCCTTCAAACCCTTCGTCCCTACCACTGAAACCCGCCCCGAGCTCTCCGCACGCGCACTCATCCTCGGCGCAATCTTCGGTGTCCTTTTCGGTGCGGTCACTGTCTATGTAGGTCTCCGTGCTGGTCTCACGGTCGCCGCGTCCATCCCCATCTCGGTCCTTTCCATCTCCATCCTGCGAGCGTTCGGAAAAGCCAGCATCCTCGAGAACAACATCGTTCAAAGCACTGGCAATGCGGGCCAATCCATCGCGTCCGGTGTCATCTTCACACTTCCGGCACTCATCTTCCTCGGCTTTGATCTCGAAGCATCCCGCATCTTCGCGCTCGCTCTCTTCGGAGGATGGCTCGGCGTTCTCTTCATGATCCCCCTTCGCCGCCAGCTCATCGTCGAAGAGCACGACAACCTGATCTATCCCGAAGGAACAGCCTGCGCCGACGTCTTGATCGCCGGGGAACGCGGCGGCTCATTCGCCTCTCGTGTCTTCCTTGGTCTTGGCCTCGGCGGTCTCTACACTCTCTTCCAGAACGACAACCTCTTCGCCCTCTGGCCCAGCCAGCCGGACTATCAGCCCGATCTCGGCACGCAACATCTCCTCAAAGGCTCTGCCATCCGCGCCGACTGTACCCCGGAGTATCTCGGCGTCGGCTACATCATTGGCATTCGCGTCGCGGCCATCATGCTCGCAGGTGGTGTCTTCTCGTGGCTGGTTCTCATGCCTGCCATCTACTTCTTTGGCTCGCATCTCTCCACGCCACTCTATCCCGGCACCGTTCTCATTACGCAGATGTCGCCATCCGATCTCTGGCGAACCTACGTCCGCCCCATGGGAGCAGGCGCCGTCGCAGCCGCCGGTCTCATAACGCTCTTGCGCACCCTCCCCACTATCGTGGGAGCACTCACTCAGGGCTTCAAAAAGACCGGCTCAGGTAAAGCTGCCGCTGCACTGCCCTCTCGCACGGAACACGATCTCCCTCCTATCGTCGTCTTTGGTGGCTCGTTGCTCCTTATCCTGCTGATGTTTCTCTTTCTTCAGTTCAAGCCCATCCCCGGTGCCCAGGTGGGCGCTCTCGCCAACATCGCGGCTGCTCTGCTCGTCGTCGTCTTCGGCTTCCTCTTCGTCACCGTCAGCGCGCGCATCGTCGGCATCGTCGGCTCCTCCGCCTCGCCCGTCTCCGGCATGACCATCGCAACCCTCATGGCCACTGCCGCCATCTTCCTCGTCAAAGGATGGACGGCCCCCGCCTTCGGAGCACTTGCGATTACGATTGGCGGCGTTGTTTGCATCGCCGCCTCCAACGCAGGCGATACCTCGCAAGACCTCAAGACCGGTTACCTCATCGGCGCAACGCCGTGGAAGCAACAGATCGCCATTATGATCGGCGTCATCGTCTCGATCTTTTCGATTGGCGCTACGCTCAACGCGATGAACAAAGGCCTTGAGACCTTTCAGCGTCTCCCCAAACCAATCGTCTTTTCTCTCGACAAACTTCCTGACGGCGTTCAGAACAACGGCCAATTCACCCGCGACCACATTGCATTTGCCCATGGAGACCGAGCCGTAGAACAGATCTCGAATGCGAAGCAATATGTGCTTCTCAACGCCATCGGGTCCACGACGCTTGATGATGGCAAGTATCTCTACAACCCCGTGACGGGTCAGATCGAAGTCCAGTGGATTCAGGGTATCGGCAGCGAAAAGGCGGCAGCACCGCAAGGCCGTCTGATGGCGACTGTTATCAATGGCATTCTGAGCCGCAAGCTGCCCTGGGCACTGGTCTTGCTGGGTGTTGCCATTGTGGTCGTTGTTGAGCTTCTTGGCGTCCGGTCACTGACCTTCGCGGTAGGGGCTTATCTCAGCGTTGCTACTACGCTGGCGATCTTTGTGGGTGGTGTGATGCGCTGGATGGTGGATCGCGCGATGCTTCGCCATGCGGCGGAGAAGGCTCGGCTTGAGCATGACGCTTCTTTGGCCCTTTGGCACTCGGATCGCGATACGTGGCTGGCTCAACATCCTGACTTTGACCCTACGAATCCTGCACATGCGGATGATGGCGGGGTTCCTGTCTTCAACGCCATTACTGCTCGCGATGTCACTCTTGAATCTGAGGTTTCTCCCGGTTCTCTTTATGCTTCGGGGCTGATTGCGGCTGGTGGAATCGTTGGATTGCTGGGGGTTTGCGTAAAACTTTACGAAGCGGCTACGGACCGCTCGATTCCCCGGTTCAGCGAGCATAATCCTCTGCACCATGACCCGGTCAGCGTGGTGATGTTTGCTCTGCTGGCTTTTTCGCTTTACTACTTTGCGCGGAAACCGCTCACCCGCGAAGGGTGA
- a CDS encoding carboxypeptidase-like regulatory domain-containing protein, with amino-acid sequence MLLSFLSLLALPVPLLIFLSAMFLLSVLSPLPWSALLLSFHSAAEDPVLLHLASFRPAHASVYRLCLALAILVTIPVPTIKRERNGLLMSCLLALALLFSLSVIPSSSSGNLSPRIRGTVDDREGSTIQGAKVVVVNQRTEAVFRTRTGSDGSYEFRKLPNGIYSLSVQVPGFQTFTAYGIHLAQDSDYARQIDMLHACRTRAIRAPARAPAENALTVGSLLWLQP; translated from the coding sequence ATGCTTCTATCGTTTCTGTCGCTGCTTGCTTTGCCCGTACCCCTGTTGATCTTTTTGTCGGCGATGTTCCTGCTATCGGTGCTATCCCCCCTACCTTGGTCTGCTCTTCTGTTGTCCTTCCACAGCGCAGCCGAGGATCCTGTCCTTCTTCATCTTGCTTCCTTTCGTCCCGCTCATGCCTCCGTCTATCGCCTCTGCCTGGCCCTCGCGATCCTCGTGACGATTCCGGTCCCGACGATCAAAAGGGAGCGCAATGGATTGTTGATGTCCTGCTTACTGGCGCTCGCCTTGCTCTTTTCTCTCTCGGTCATCCCGTCTTCAAGTTCAGGAAATCTCTCGCCGCGCATCCGCGGAACGGTAGACGACCGGGAAGGCTCAACCATCCAGGGTGCCAAAGTTGTCGTCGTCAATCAGAGGACCGAAGCTGTCTTCAGAACACGAACCGGCAGCGATGGAAGCTACGAGTTTCGTAAACTCCCCAACGGGATCTATTCTCTGAGTGTCCAGGTCCCCGGCTTCCAGACCTTCACGGCCTACGGAATCCACCTCGCTCAGGATTCCGACTACGCCCGGCAAATCGATATGCTGCACGCCTGCAGGACCCGCGCGATCCGGGCTCCGGCAAGAGCTCCGGCAGAGAACGCCCTGACCGTCGGATCGCTCCTCTGGTTGCAGCCTTGA
- a CDS encoding MarR family winged helix-turn-helix transcriptional regulator has translation MIDEQNIVSAPRLWLVLARAYRSIGDFIEGSFTAQGLILSDFMVLEVLLHKGSLTISVIGEKVLLASASMTSAIDRLEKRGLVLRKSCASDRRTRYVELTDEGKGFIEEIYARHEKDLEFVAAGLSEAERRTMYEGLKKMGLAAKMAVPTQKCKTA, from the coding sequence ATGATAGATGAGCAGAATATAGTTTCGGCCCCTCGGCTCTGGCTGGTTCTGGCTCGGGCTTATCGCTCGATCGGGGATTTTATCGAGGGCTCCTTTACTGCGCAGGGGTTGATCCTTAGCGACTTCATGGTGCTGGAGGTACTGCTGCACAAGGGGTCGCTGACGATCTCTGTGATCGGCGAGAAGGTTCTGCTGGCGAGTGCTTCGATGACTTCGGCGATCGATCGGCTGGAGAAACGCGGACTGGTGCTGCGCAAGAGCTGTGCCTCGGACCGGCGCACCCGCTATGTGGAGCTGACGGATGAAGGCAAGGGATTCATCGAGGAGATCTATGCGCGGCATGAGAAGGATCTCGAGTTTGTCGCTGCGGGGTTGAGCGAGGCCGAGCGAAGGACGATGTACGAGGGGTTGAAGAAGATGGGGCTCGCGGCGAAGATGGCGGTTCCCACGCAGAAGTGCAAGACCGCTTGA
- a CDS encoding pirin family protein, producing MLTVRKSNERGHADHGWLDSHHTFSFANYHDSEHMGYRSLRVINEDRVAEGRGFGAHAHRDMEILSYVLKGQLAHKDSMGHVEVLGPNEIQKMSAGSGVVHSEFNGSETEPVHFLQIWIEPKSRGTKPSYEQLKFEAEEKLDRFKLLASPTPTAGAATINQDTSVSVAELTPGKRITYPLGSKRHAWLHVIQGEVTVNGKTLETGDAVAVDNEETLEVSAQGKANSEILLFDLA from the coding sequence ATGTTGACTGTTCGGAAGAGTAACGAGAGAGGCCACGCAGACCACGGATGGCTGGATTCGCATCACACGTTTTCGTTCGCCAACTATCACGACTCGGAGCATATGGGATACCGCTCGCTGCGCGTGATCAATGAGGATCGCGTGGCGGAGGGGCGTGGGTTTGGAGCGCATGCGCACCGCGATATGGAGATTCTGAGCTATGTGCTGAAGGGCCAGCTTGCCCACAAGGACAGCATGGGCCACGTGGAGGTGCTGGGACCGAATGAGATTCAGAAGATGTCGGCCGGCAGCGGCGTGGTGCATAGCGAGTTCAACGGTTCGGAGACGGAGCCGGTTCACTTTCTGCAGATCTGGATTGAGCCGAAGAGCCGTGGCACGAAGCCTAGCTATGAGCAGTTGAAGTTTGAGGCGGAGGAGAAGCTGGACCGCTTCAAGCTGCTGGCTTCGCCTACACCGACGGCCGGTGCGGCGACGATCAACCAGGACACGAGCGTGTCGGTTGCGGAGTTGACGCCGGGCAAACGGATTACCTATCCGCTGGGGAGCAAGCGCCATGCGTGGCTGCATGTGATCCAGGGAGAGGTGACGGTGAACGGCAAAACGCTGGAGACGGGCGATGCTGTTGCTGTCGACAACGAAGAGACGCTTGAAGTAAGCGCGCAGGGAAAGGCGAATAGCGAGATACTGTTGTTCGATCTCGCCTAA
- a CDS encoding YceI family protein → MNRRIFTAALSALLLTGVSAFAQSASTWTIDPNHSQVNFSIKHLQVSTVRGSISGVNGTVVWDEKNPSKSSVEATITTKTVSTNNEQRDAHLKSPDFFGVEKFPTMTFKSTAVTSANGKLQVVGDLTLTGVTKSVTLDVDGPTPPQKGQGGKLVTGFSATGTLKRSDFNFGSKFGAPTLSDDVQFTIDVEAGK, encoded by the coding sequence ATGAACCGCCGCATCTTTACCGCAGCCCTCTCTGCACTGCTCCTGACCGGAGTCAGCGCGTTCGCCCAGTCGGCATCGACCTGGACCATTGACCCTAACCACTCGCAGGTGAACTTTTCGATCAAACACCTGCAGGTAAGCACCGTGCGCGGCTCGATCAGCGGCGTGAATGGAACGGTTGTGTGGGATGAGAAGAACCCCAGCAAGTCGAGCGTCGAGGCTACGATCACTACCAAGACGGTTTCGACGAACAACGAGCAGCGGGACGCTCACCTGAAGTCGCCCGATTTTTTCGGCGTCGAGAAGTTCCCGACGATGACGTTCAAGTCGACCGCGGTAACGAGCGCGAACGGCAAACTGCAGGTTGTGGGCGATTTGACGCTGACCGGCGTGACCAAGAGCGTGACGCTCGATGTGGATGGCCCGACGCCTCCGCAGAAGGGTCAGGGCGGTAAGTTGGTGACGGGCTTCTCGGCAACCGGAACGCTGAAGCGCAGCGACTTCAACTTTGGTTCGAAGTTTGGCGCGCCTACGCTGAGCGATGACGTTCAGTTTACGATCGACGTCGAAGCGGGTAAGTAA
- a CDS encoding response regulator, with protein sequence MIRPCFLVIDREFPGSISTRKLVIETAKFNVLTAYSGGEALEVFARFPAVSGVVLDGGLDDVSCEEVADKIKLLQPKVPIIVITTPGFKGCPSSDYQLESFDPAKLLEILRSLKPEASAAIEKRNEQLSRETLS encoded by the coding sequence ATGATCAGACCCTGCTTCCTAGTCATAGACCGGGAGTTTCCCGGCAGCATCTCAACCCGCAAGCTGGTCATCGAAACCGCGAAGTTCAACGTCCTGACCGCCTACAGCGGCGGTGAGGCCCTCGAGGTCTTCGCTCGTTTTCCAGCTGTCAGCGGTGTGGTCCTCGACGGCGGCCTCGACGACGTGTCCTGCGAAGAAGTCGCCGACAAAATCAAACTACTTCAACCAAAAGTTCCCATCATCGTCATAACCACCCCCGGCTTCAAGGGCTGTCCCTCATCCGACTATCAACTCGAATCCTTCGACCCGGCAAAGCTGCTGGAGATCCTTCGCAGTCTGAAGCCAGAGGCCTCAGCAGCGATCGAAAAGCGCAACGAACAACTCAGCCGCGAAACTCTCTCATAG
- a CDS encoding LysR family transcriptional regulator, translating into MELRHLRYLCAVAEHGTFSEAGRRLHVSQSAISEQIADLEREVGGPLLNRNSGRTRLTPQGQLFLAEARKTLAAADRAIEITQRSLIGQVGSLNIGFFLWGAGGFFARIIRDYRKLHPDIKLSLYEMRTPEQMDALLTGKIDIAFARPLEPPFDQTLRAELLYRDPVVVVLPRDHPLAGKPISIQSLISERFVLCDRQMTPALFDGIVALCSSAGFSPSIVNTAATWSSVLTLVESGEGVALVPSGVRYLRPPGVVISPLVPQNLHMGLSVAWNPQNEDPIQQNFLHLVRENKDRIQRTHGL; encoded by the coding sequence ATGGAACTGAGACATCTGCGTTATCTCTGCGCCGTCGCCGAGCACGGCACCTTCAGTGAAGCCGGTCGCCGCCTCCACGTCTCCCAGTCCGCCATCAGCGAGCAGATCGCCGATCTCGAGCGCGAAGTCGGCGGCCCGCTTCTCAATCGCAACTCAGGCCGAACCCGCCTCACGCCCCAAGGCCAGCTCTTCCTCGCCGAGGCGCGTAAAACCCTCGCGGCCGCCGACCGCGCCATCGAAATCACGCAGCGATCCCTCATCGGCCAGGTCGGCTCTCTCAACATCGGCTTCTTCCTCTGGGGCGCCGGCGGCTTCTTCGCCCGCATCATTCGCGACTACCGCAAGCTCCACCCCGACATCAAGCTCTCGCTCTACGAGATGCGCACGCCCGAGCAGATGGATGCCCTCCTCACCGGAAAGATCGACATCGCCTTCGCCCGCCCCCTCGAGCCGCCCTTCGATCAAACCCTCCGCGCCGAGCTCCTCTATCGCGACCCCGTCGTCGTCGTCCTTCCCCGCGACCATCCTCTCGCGGGCAAACCCATCTCGATCCAATCTCTCATCTCCGAACGCTTCGTCCTTTGCGATCGACAGATGACTCCCGCACTCTTCGATGGCATCGTCGCTCTCTGTTCCTCTGCGGGTTTCTCGCCCAGCATCGTCAACACCGCCGCCACATGGTCCAGCGTCCTCACTCTGGTCGAATCCGGCGAAGGCGTCGCCCTCGTCCCCTCGGGAGTCCGTTACCTCCGCCCTCCCGGAGTCGTCATCTCCCCGCTTGTGCCGCAAAATCTCCACATGGGGCTCTCCGTCGCCTGGAACCCGCAGAACGAAGACCCCATCCAGCAGAACTTCCTCCACCTGGTTCGCGAGAACAAAGACCGCATCCAGCGTACCCACGGCCTCTAG